One Glycine max cultivar Williams 82 chromosome 6, Glycine_max_v4.0, whole genome shotgun sequence DNA segment encodes these proteins:
- the LOC102663919 gene encoding putative serine/threonine-protein kinase, which yields MSHLRTQVKQEKQLMNIQEAHETIAQPVCSVCNNTRPKFECNKKRDFTYAELYASTQGFSPKNFLSEGGFGSVYKGTLYGQKVAVKLLKLMCANHKGEKEFKSEVDALSKARHENVVKLLGSCTEGNHRLLVYEYVCNGSLDQHLSQHSRKPLSWKDRVKVAIGAAEGLLYLHENNIIHRDMTPNNILLTHDYDVLLGDFGLARTVLEDSSYSTDCVGNLTYMAPEYAEFGKVSTKTDVYSFGVVLLQLITGMRTTDKRVGDKGLVGWARPLLKDWKCQSLIDGRMINSHDCHQLYWMSRLVGNCLQRDPQKRLNMNTVVRALNQIGQGCSCIVRIDHTLAESSHSIPKDDIRSS from the exons atgtctCATCTACGCACAcaagttaaacaagaaaaacaactcATGAACATCCAGGAAGCACATGAAACGATTGCACAACCTGTGTGCTCTGTGTGCAACAACACAAGACCAAAATTTGAATGCAACAAAAAGAGAGACTTCACCTATGCTGAGCTGTATGCATCCACACAAGGCTTTTCCCCAAAGAATTTTCTGTCTGAAGGGGGGTTTGGTTCTGTCTACAAAGGGACGTTGTATGGACAGAAGGTTGCTGTTAAGCTACTTAAACTTATGTGTGCAAACCACAAAGGAGAGAAGGAATTCAAGTCTGAAGTTGATGCACTCAGCAAAGCAAGGCATGAGAATGTGGTCAAACTGTTAGGATCATGCACCGAAGGGAATCATAGACTTCTTGTCTATGAATATGTCTGCAATGGTTCATTGGACCAACACTTATCAC AACATTCTCGTAAACCTCTTAGCTGGAAGGACAGGGTGAAAGTAGCTATTGGAGCCGCCGAAGGATTGCTATACCTGCATGAGAACAACATCATACATAGAGACATGACACCAAACAACATTCTTCTTACACATGATTATGATGTATTG CTAGGGGATTTTGGTTTGGCTAGAACCGTACTCGAAGATTCCTCATACTCCACTGACTGTGTTGGGAATCTGACTTATATGGCACCAGAATATGCAGAATTTGGTAAAGTGTCAACTAAGACAGATGTGTATTCCTTTGGGGTGGTTCTGCTACAGCTAATAACTGGAATGAGGACCACAGACAAACGAGTTGGAGATAAAGGTCTAGTGGGATGG gctAGACCACTACTAAAAGACTGGAAATGCCAATCACTTATTGATGGAAGGATGATAAACTCTCATGACTGCCATCAACTCTATTGGATGAGCCGTCTTGTTGGAAATTGTCTCCAGAGAGATCCTCAAAAGAGATTGAATATGAATACA GTGGTCAGAGCTTTAAATCAGATAGGCCAAGGTTGTAGCTGCATTGTGCGGATAGACCATACGCTTGCCGAGTCAAGCCATTCTATTCCAAAAGATGATATACGGAGCTCTTAA